AAGAAGCCTTATGCGCCGAGACCTGAAAATACATTTGTTGTTTATTATGATCTGGATAAATGTGGATGGCGAACATTCAGGGCGGCAAACTTTCTCAGGCTTGAGGGAGATGTGTAGGCGGGAATTAGGCAGAGAACTTTGTCGTAAGTATCAGGTGGATACGCTGCGTGAGGCTATTGCTTCTTTAATGGAAGAGGTGGATTTTATTACTGCTTTGGCTGATGAATTGGAACCTCTTCCGCCGGAAGGATCGGCTTATGTTGATGAGCGAGAATTGGAGCAGGAACGAGAGAGGCTTTGCTTGGCGCAGGGGTTAAGTCGCTGGGGCTGAAGTTTCGTTTGCTTTGCTTTCAAAAAAAACTGTATCGGCACTCTGTTTTCAGCCTGTTTTAGTTCATTGAAAGGCCTTGCGATCATCTTAATTAATAGGAGGTTCTTTCAGTTTGCATGATTGGTCTTTTCTCTGAATGAGTGTCTGCATCTTGAAAGCTTGCTTCGATTAGCCTTTGCAAACCTTGCATCGGCAGTTTGTTTTTAGCTTGTTTCGTTCATTGAAAAGGTTTTGCGATCATCTTAATTAATAGGAGGTTCTTTCAGCTTGCATGATTGCTCTTTGTCTGAATGACTGTCTGCACCTTGAAAGCTTGCTTCGATCTGTTTTTGCAAACCTTGCGTCAGCAATCTGTTCTTAGGCTGTTTCGTTCATTGAAAAGTTTTGCGATCATCTTAATTAATAGGAGGTTCTTTCAGTTTGCATGATTCTTTTTTTGTTTGAATGACTGTCTATAGCTTGAAAGCTTGCTTCGATCTGTCTTTGCAAAGCTTGCATCTTGCTTTTGCCGAAGCTGTCTGAGTCCTGCTTGTAAAGTAATATGCGTGCTTAAAGGGGCGAGATTGCGACTTTTCAGAAAGAAATTGTCAGTTGAAAAAGAGGTGTCGCAATTGCCTGATAAGTAACGTGGGGAGAGTGCGCTACGCCTCTGTTCAGCGTGCGCGGCGATGCTGGGGAGTGTGTACGCTGCTCTCAAAGAGAGAATGGCGAAAGAAATTTGAATGTTGAATAATAGAAATATAAATTTGGAGAACTTTACGATAGGAAAAGGTTCTAATCGATTTGAATGTTTAATAATAAAAATGAAAGGATATATGCGATGGAAAATTGGAGATTTGTAAAGGGAGCGGAGGATTATATGGTGTCCGACAAGGGACGGGTGCTCAGCCTTAAAGGTAAGGAGAAGCGGATGCTGAAAACCTATGTCGATCATTGTGGGTATGAGTCTGTTCGTCTCTCTATGAAAGGGTTATTGATCAAGAATAGAGTGCATAGGCTGGTGGCGAAGAGTTTTTTACCCAACGAGCGCAATCTGCCCGAAGTGAATCATTTGGATGGTAACACATTGAATAATCGTGTTGAGAATTTGGAGTGGTGTGATCACTATGATAATATGCAACATGCGCTGCTTCATGGTTTGAT
This is a stretch of genomic DNA from uncultured Bacteroides sp.. It encodes these proteins:
- a CDS encoding NUMOD4 domain-containing protein, translating into MENWRFVKGAEDYMVSDKGRVLSLKGKEKRMLKTYVDHCGYESVRLSMKGLLIKNRVHRLVAKSFLPNERNLPEVNHLDGNTLNNRVENLEWCDHYDNMQHALLHGLMCFRPKPCGVVDKQGHVLRHYRSIEQLCKAEGFDAHTLRTQFRMPGVLKREYDAILL